The following coding sequences are from one Candidatus Nitrohelix vancouverensis window:
- a CDS encoding peptidase M16, whose translation MTRFLFVLWIILLLGTAHASERKTQTFKLDNGLEALLVFDPEVHRSAAALGVGTGMLYDPEDKQGLAHYLEHMLFLGTKKFPVVGSYKEYLDANSGASNAYTSSDVTNYFFEVSHDAFEGALDRFSDFFKSPLFDEKYSEREVNAVSSEHDKNQRSDGWRLSRVQNMMVEPGHPLAKFGTGNKETLAGDNGPALRAFFKKYYAASNMRLALISNIPLPQQESLARKYFEGIEDRPVVLPEVSPDYRKPLKDKYRLLKVKSIKDLRSLSVEFPTIRLSEHLESKPASIVGSVIGYEGKGSLLSKLKEEGLALGLSAGGGNSHPNINSFEVGVSLTPKGAEEYETVLERIFAYFEMLRAQGMQEYTYRENEAMAEINFKYKDPDEGMGFVAGQAALMFDYKLDEVETLPFLFKKYDPEAYQALLETLRPENAMVTLQTNSLETDQVEKYYGAEYSMQQVGGPAFQRLKNPAKVEGIAYPEKNDFIPYNLEKVEEEPHLVWDDEMGRVWFKFDNRFKQPKVFLSFRIETPLVYDTVDHLMTAKMYDMAIHEGLNELVYPIQMAGLSYGLGLTKKGINLSIGGYSERVEDLLALITKNLKTIKIDEQKFNDLKEVLLRDLDNRKLGQSYARGGYYGALLWLKKHYTEEQKIEALQKVTYEVLKRYAGKVYERIHLTGMAHGNWNDAKVRQSVGILLKELGGKALPEKDRFKIEVERMKPAQTVVFSKQVLDNNNSISYHMPMGDKSIELQAVASLISSIIKSDFYTQMRTNQQLGYIVWSFDQRMEDQQFLKFIIQSATYSPFELQTRVEAWMKESGKIFDSLTDEEFEKHRAGQIISLEKQGDSIGEVLEDLFYLATEEDADFQFKKRLIAAVEKVKREDVVAMAKKLLTTEDSGRLAILMRSSEFQGSVPDGVISDVDSFKVSALNEASANAHR comes from the coding sequence GTGACCAGATTTTTATTCGTCCTTTGGATCATTTTACTGCTTGGGACGGCTCACGCCTCTGAGAGAAAAACACAGACCTTCAAATTGGACAACGGTCTGGAAGCCCTTTTGGTTTTTGATCCCGAGGTGCATAGAAGCGCGGCGGCATTGGGAGTCGGCACGGGCATGTTGTACGACCCGGAAGATAAACAAGGTCTGGCGCATTATCTGGAGCATATGCTTTTTCTGGGCACCAAAAAATTTCCCGTGGTTGGATCGTATAAGGAATACCTGGACGCGAACTCGGGAGCGAGCAACGCCTACACCTCTTCGGATGTGACCAATTATTTCTTTGAAGTCTCGCACGATGCGTTCGAAGGCGCGCTGGATCGTTTCAGCGATTTTTTCAAGTCTCCCCTGTTTGATGAAAAATATTCAGAGCGGGAAGTCAACGCTGTGAGTAGCGAACATGATAAAAACCAGAGGAGCGACGGCTGGCGTTTGTCCCGAGTGCAAAATATGATGGTGGAGCCGGGACACCCTCTTGCTAAATTTGGAACAGGAAACAAGGAAACCCTTGCGGGCGATAACGGACCCGCCTTGCGCGCGTTCTTTAAGAAATATTATGCGGCGTCGAATATGCGCCTGGCCTTGATTTCGAATATTCCTTTGCCGCAACAGGAATCGCTGGCGCGCAAGTATTTTGAGGGAATCGAGGATCGGCCTGTTGTTCTGCCGGAAGTCAGCCCGGATTACCGCAAACCTCTCAAGGACAAGTATCGCCTTTTAAAAGTGAAGTCCATTAAAGACCTGCGTTCTTTATCAGTCGAGTTTCCTACCATTCGTTTGTCCGAGCATCTTGAGAGCAAGCCTGCAAGCATTGTCGGATCGGTGATCGGTTATGAAGGCAAGGGTTCCTTATTGTCCAAGTTGAAAGAAGAAGGTTTGGCTCTGGGTTTGAGCGCGGGAGGCGGCAACAGCCATCCAAACATCAACTCGTTTGAAGTCGGCGTGTCTCTGACGCCCAAGGGAGCCGAAGAGTACGAAACGGTTCTTGAGCGAATCTTCGCTTATTTTGAAATGTTGAGAGCGCAGGGAATGCAGGAGTACACCTATCGCGAAAACGAGGCGATGGCGGAAATCAATTTCAAGTACAAGGACCCTGACGAGGGAATGGGTTTCGTCGCCGGGCAGGCCGCTCTCATGTTCGATTACAAACTCGACGAAGTGGAGACCCTGCCGTTCCTGTTCAAGAAGTACGATCCCGAAGCCTATCAAGCTTTACTGGAGACCTTGAGGCCTGAGAATGCGATGGTGACTTTGCAGACCAATTCGCTGGAAACCGATCAGGTTGAAAAATACTACGGAGCAGAATATTCGATGCAACAGGTTGGCGGCCCAGCATTTCAACGTTTGAAGAACCCGGCCAAGGTCGAGGGCATTGCTTATCCCGAAAAGAATGATTTCATTCCCTACAATCTGGAGAAAGTTGAAGAAGAGCCGCATCTGGTCTGGGACGATGAGATGGGGCGAGTCTGGTTCAAATTTGATAACCGCTTCAAACAGCCGAAGGTGTTTTTAAGTTTTCGCATTGAAACGCCGCTGGTGTACGACACGGTCGATCATTTAATGACCGCGAAGATGTACGACATGGCGATTCATGAAGGTCTCAATGAACTGGTTTATCCCATCCAGATGGCGGGACTTTCCTATGGTCTGGGCCTGACTAAAAAGGGCATCAACCTGTCGATTGGCGGCTATTCGGAACGCGTCGAAGACCTGCTTGCCCTGATCACCAAAAATTTGAAGACGATAAAAATCGACGAGCAAAAATTCAATGATCTGAAGGAAGTGTTGTTGCGCGATCTGGATAACAGGAAGCTGGGACAGTCCTACGCGCGCGGCGGTTATTACGGCGCATTGCTCTGGTTGAAAAAACATTACACCGAAGAGCAGAAAATCGAGGCCTTGCAGAAAGTGACTTATGAGGTTCTCAAGCGCTATGCGGGGAAAGTCTATGAACGAATTCATCTGACGGGAATGGCCCACGGCAACTGGAACGACGCGAAGGTGCGACAAAGCGTCGGGATTTTGTTGAAGGAACTGGGCGGCAAAGCGCTCCCTGAGAAGGACCGCTTTAAAATCGAAGTCGAGCGCATGAAACCGGCCCAGACGGTGGTTTTCAGCAAGCAGGTTCTCGATAACAACAATTCGATTTCCTATCATATGCCGATGGGCGATAAATCCATCGAACTGCAGGCGGTCGCTTCATTGATCTCTTCGATCATTAAAAGCGATTTCTATACGCAGATGCGAACCAACCAGCAACTCGGTTATATCGTCTGGAGTTTCGACCAGAGGATGGAAGACCAGCAGTTTTTAAAATTCATCATTCAATCGGCAACCTACAGTCCGTTTGAACTGCAGACAAGAGTCGAAGCCTGGATGAAAGAGTCTGGGAAAATTTTTGACAGCCTGACGGATGAAGAGTTTGAGAAGCACCGCGCCGGTCAGATCATTTCTCTGGAAAAGCAGGGCGATAGCATTGGCGAAGTGTTGGAAGACTTGTTCTATCTGGCGACGGAAGAGGACGCTGATTTTCAATTTAAGAAGCGACTCATCGCGGCGGTTGAGAAAGTGAAACGCGAAGACGTTGTTGCTATGGCAAAAAAGTTGCTGACGACTGAAGATTCAGGTCGCTTGGCGATTTTGATGCGTTCCAGCGAGTTTCAGGGATCGGTTCCTGATGGAGTCATTTCTGATGTGGACTCATTCAAAGTGTCCGCGCTCAACGAGGCTTCCGCCAACGCGCATCGATGA
- a CDS encoding tetratricopeptide repeat protein: MDDGSQQVIWAGISAAILFIGVYLYREGKSRALQQSKVSEKPTVQEGLSAKDYLDQATQALTDKEYAKAKKLALTGIEASGDDIRIGSGLHNLLGSVLATEGKMKEAFAEFKKASEVDPSFSYPFSNLGNLYFIESKFKEAEEAYKEAIHLNDQHADAYNNLGILYKTQKRTQEAIQNFERALKLDPKMEEAQRNLEILKSALQN; encoded by the coding sequence ATGGACGACGGCAGTCAGCAGGTGATCTGGGCGGGTATTTCCGCCGCCATTTTATTCATCGGCGTGTATTTATACAGGGAAGGAAAATCACGCGCTCTCCAGCAATCGAAAGTCAGTGAAAAACCGACCGTGCAGGAGGGCTTGAGCGCCAAAGATTATCTCGATCAGGCGACCCAGGCCTTGACCGACAAGGAATACGCCAAGGCCAAGAAACTCGCATTGACGGGGATTGAGGCGTCTGGAGACGATATTCGCATCGGCTCGGGACTGCATAATTTACTCGGAAGCGTTCTGGCGACAGAGGGGAAAATGAAGGAAGCCTTCGCTGAATTTAAAAAAGCCTCGGAAGTGGATCCCAGTTTTTCTTATCCCTTTAGCAATCTCGGCAATCTTTATTTCATTGAGAGCAAATTTAAGGAGGCTGAAGAAGCCTACAAGGAAGCGATCCACCTCAATGACCAGCACGCCGACGCTTACAACAATCTGGGAATTTTATACAAGACGCAGAAACGCACGCAAGAGGCGATTCAGAATTTTGAACGCGCTTTGAAACTAGATCCGAAAATGGAGGAAGCGCAACGCAACCTCGAAATTTTAAAAAGCGCTCTGCAGAACTAA
- a CDS encoding P-II family nitrogen regulator, with the protein MSTMQLHPMKEIKIIVEGEHLHFVTDVLDRIKASGYTIFNDISGKGHHGFHEGHLMFNDTSSLQMIITVVPEGKLNPILSGLKPFLERHSGSLFVSESSVLRRDHFDSEES; encoded by the coding sequence ATGAGTACTATGCAACTTCACCCAATGAAGGAAATAAAAATCATTGTCGAAGGAGAACATCTTCATTTTGTAACCGATGTTCTAGATCGAATCAAAGCCAGCGGATATACGATTTTCAACGATATCTCAGGCAAAGGCCATCACGGATTCCACGAAGGACATCTGATGTTCAATGACACGAGTAGCTTGCAGATGATCATCACCGTTGTCCCTGAGGGAAAACTGAACCCGATACTCTCGGGTCTCAAACCCTTTCTGGAACGACACTCCGGCAGTCTTTTTGTCTCAGAGTCTAGTGTACTGCGACGAGATCATTTTGATTCAGAAGAATCCTAG
- a CDS encoding DUF2309 domain-containing protein has translation MSMLETKERVAPNDFERMELSSLVNLAGEPISHFWPMKTFIHHNPLHGLEHLSFDEAVKMGKRFFGGRGHLPNSEYRNYYKEGRITEESISDAIKNGAQNETLNIGSRKLSRQEVLRSLLIHGTGKIATDVSSAILQQSLSPSDAKTLSEKIQGLPKCKARRESLRSYASRDQVELAVQYTLGEWCDQTLGTKVQDQINGELIKWCGGFLDEGHAPWTMPFRKKNFYNVWKELVLEDASGTLLGIPDWKSKIHNLPNRPEDAVLESLSLLAIPKALWHDYFTLQLAQLSGWAGFIKWRAEQLDYEWQRAFPIDLVMYMAVRLFYERELTALACQDKLAIDGSYTSIQSYMTQHAVGYGLHKEYHMRGLPDEMSGRLDASLFVQNPLSIDALDQCDSELISSWEEIRQQQETDVQALIVLQLSRSLDIPLQDFLESAPEALDSLLEWVDQFPESQHGPTWLKAFESSYLKGFVKHLSPNLQKLGKSDLPEEQVPVSRPLAQAIFCIDVRSEGFRRRLEEVGGNETFGFAGFFGVPICYQGYTSELPTDQCPVLLNPKHIVKEIPRAYQGEAAERFLERHHLAKTGHTLLYDLKENAITPYIMVEAIGWFFGFKLFGQTLKPEWFKNAMSWMKKCLVVPISTTLTVDKIQRDEALEMVASQHRATIYRLLIEQYDQKGAAVSHDQVERLRKLTVTQILPTDNENEELYRLLEWSEADLEQFIRVLREDYHLHQRDISRRMHRITQTGFTVVEQAHFVEMALRILGFTKSFSRLVLFCAHGSSSDNNPYESALDCGACGGNHGISNARALAVMANKAQVRQALAQKGLVIPADTHFLPGQHDTTTDEVQLFDLEEVPATHRKDLLRLQRDLHEAGEKNSRERLTRFPDEPITNGTVKALSRTKQRSVDWSQVRPEWGLSRHSTFIVGRRSLTQGMDLEGRAFLHSYDHSQDPKGRYLEIIMTAPVIVGNWINMEHYFSTVDPMVYGSGSKVYHNIVGRLGVMYGSQSDLCVGLPTQTVLDGERPYHEPMRLFTIIEAPLEIISSIIVRHDILQRLTKNQWIHIVALDPVTMEFHLYKSPDNWQAVN, from the coding sequence ATGTCTATGCTCGAAACTAAAGAACGGGTTGCGCCAAATGATTTCGAGCGGATGGAATTGTCTTCGCTCGTCAATCTGGCGGGCGAACCCATCTCGCATTTTTGGCCAATGAAAACCTTTATCCACCACAATCCGCTTCATGGACTGGAACATCTGTCCTTTGATGAAGCGGTAAAGATGGGAAAACGGTTTTTTGGCGGCCGCGGTCATCTCCCAAACAGCGAATACCGGAATTACTACAAAGAAGGCCGCATTACTGAAGAATCGATCAGTGACGCGATAAAAAATGGCGCGCAGAATGAGACCCTTAATATCGGCTCTCGAAAACTCTCTCGTCAGGAAGTCTTGCGGAGTCTTCTCATTCACGGCACAGGAAAAATAGCGACCGATGTCAGCTCAGCGATTTTGCAACAATCGCTCAGCCCATCCGACGCTAAAACGCTCTCCGAAAAAATTCAAGGCTTGCCGAAATGCAAAGCCCGCAGGGAATCATTGAGAAGTTATGCCAGTCGCGATCAAGTAGAGCTGGCCGTACAGTACACCCTTGGGGAATGGTGCGACCAGACGCTCGGGACAAAGGTACAGGATCAAATTAACGGCGAGCTCATCAAATGGTGCGGCGGCTTTCTCGATGAAGGACACGCTCCCTGGACCATGCCCTTTCGCAAGAAAAATTTTTACAACGTGTGGAAAGAATTGGTCCTGGAAGATGCATCCGGCACATTACTCGGCATTCCGGACTGGAAGAGCAAAATTCATAATTTGCCGAATCGCCCAGAAGATGCGGTGCTCGAAAGCCTGTCTCTATTGGCGATTCCCAAAGCCTTGTGGCACGACTATTTCACTTTACAGCTGGCGCAACTGTCAGGATGGGCGGGATTCATCAAATGGCGCGCCGAGCAACTGGATTATGAATGGCAACGCGCCTTTCCTATTGACCTTGTCATGTACATGGCTGTCCGACTTTTTTATGAACGTGAATTGACCGCCCTGGCTTGCCAGGACAAACTCGCAATTGACGGGAGTTATACTTCGATACAATCTTACATGACCCAGCACGCCGTTGGTTATGGACTCCATAAGGAATACCATATGCGAGGTCTGCCAGACGAAATGTCGGGTCGCCTGGACGCATCCCTGTTCGTTCAGAACCCACTGAGTATCGATGCGCTCGATCAGTGCGATTCAGAATTGATATCCAGCTGGGAAGAAATCAGACAACAGCAAGAAACGGATGTCCAGGCTTTGATCGTCTTGCAACTTTCTCGATCACTGGATATTCCCCTCCAGGATTTTTTGGAAAGCGCTCCTGAAGCATTGGATAGTTTGCTGGAATGGGTCGACCAATTCCCGGAATCACAACACGGACCCACCTGGCTCAAGGCCTTTGAATCCAGCTATCTGAAAGGCTTTGTGAAGCATCTTTCGCCAAACCTGCAGAAATTGGGAAAGAGCGACCTTCCCGAAGAGCAAGTCCCGGTATCTCGTCCTCTGGCTCAGGCGATATTTTGCATCGATGTCCGCTCCGAAGGTTTCAGAAGGCGACTTGAAGAGGTTGGCGGAAATGAAACCTTTGGCTTCGCCGGTTTTTTTGGCGTGCCAATTTGCTACCAGGGATATACCAGCGAACTACCAACCGACCAGTGCCCCGTCCTTCTCAATCCCAAACACATCGTCAAGGAAATTCCGCGCGCTTATCAGGGCGAGGCCGCAGAAAGATTTTTGGAACGACATCATCTCGCCAAGACAGGTCATACCCTGCTCTATGATTTGAAGGAAAACGCGATCACGCCCTATATCATGGTCGAAGCGATTGGCTGGTTCTTTGGATTCAAACTATTCGGACAAACCTTGAAACCCGAGTGGTTCAAGAACGCCATGTCCTGGATGAAAAAGTGTCTGGTCGTCCCCATCAGCACAACCTTGACTGTCGACAAAATCCAGCGGGACGAAGCTCTCGAAATGGTTGCGTCTCAGCATCGCGCAACCATATACCGACTGTTGATCGAACAATACGACCAGAAAGGCGCCGCCGTTTCTCACGACCAGGTTGAACGCTTGCGCAAACTGACGGTGACTCAAATTCTACCCACCGACAATGAAAATGAAGAGTTGTATCGATTGCTGGAGTGGAGCGAAGCCGACCTCGAACAATTTATTCGAGTCCTCAGAGAGGACTACCACCTGCATCAACGCGACATCTCACGCAGAATGCATCGCATCACACAAACCGGTTTTACGGTCGTTGAACAAGCCCATTTTGTGGAAATGGCGCTGAGGATTTTAGGATTCACCAAATCATTTTCCAGGCTCGTCTTGTTCTGCGCGCACGGTAGCAGTTCGGACAACAACCCCTATGAATCTGCTCTGGATTGTGGAGCCTGTGGTGGGAATCATGGAATCTCGAATGCCCGCGCCCTCGCCGTCATGGCCAACAAAGCGCAAGTCCGACAGGCGCTCGCCCAGAAGGGTCTGGTGATACCAGCGGACACACATTTCCTGCCCGGACAACATGATACGACAACCGATGAAGTTCAGCTTTTTGATCTGGAAGAAGTTCCCGCCACGCATCGCAAAGACTTGCTCAGACTACAACGAGACCTCCATGAAGCCGGAGAAAAGAATAGCAGAGAGCGGTTGACTCGATTTCCAGACGAGCCGATCACAAATGGAACCGTCAAAGCATTGTCGAGGACGAAACAACGAAGCGTGGATTGGTCTCAGGTGCGCCCCGAGTGGGGACTGTCCCGTCATTCGACCTTCATTGTCGGTCGACGCTCATTGACGCAAGGGATGGATCTGGAAGGCCGGGCGTTTTTACATTCCTACGATCATTCACAAGATCCCAAAGGACGCTATTTGGAAATCATCATGACCGCTCCGGTGATCGTCGGCAATTGGATCAACATGGAGCATTATTTCTCAACCGTTGATCCCATGGTCTATGGAAGCGGTAGCAAGGTCTATCACAATATAGTTGGACGTCTGGGAGTCATGTACGGTTCCCAAAGCGACCTCTGCGTCGGACTTCCAACCCAAACGGTTCTTGATGGCGAGAGGCCCTACCATGAACCCATGCGATTATTCACTATTATCGAGGCTCCATTAGAAATAATTTCGTCCATCATTGTCCGTCATGATATCTTACAACGATTGACTAAAAATCAATGGATCCATATTGTCGCCCTGGATCCTGTCACGATGGAATTTCACCTCTACAAATCACCAGATAATTGGCAAGCTGTTAACTGA
- a CDS encoding NADH-quinone oxidoreductase subunit L, with translation MTLPILILIFPLLAGIFIRVYGDRMLPQVARVGVIATTCSFLLSVWVLYHVSAEGPIHILLWPLNSESDAIFKFGMLIDRLTAVMMLLITSVSAIIHIYSIRYLEGDSGYVRFYALLSFMTFVILSLVSSPNLFMLFVFWQLLSWALYLILAFNYSHAPACQNAFKTFFVHRVGDVCFLFGLFLTYKYFGTLEFTELFQVAAQQPQMISLLPGNAFDVSAVPVIALFIFVGAMAKSAQFPLHVWLPDTMDSPTPVSALMHAGIINAGGFLLNRLAPFYSLSPMTLHIIFVVGALTVLLGAAMMLAQNDIKKTLGFSTMGQMGYMIMECGLGAFALAIFHLIAHGLFKATLFLGAGQGIHAARDEPKRPLASAHEAVRPATQLTWATGIIVTLIMPLIILMVAHDMLNVPLQEGNGTVIFLFFAWVTASQAMFSLYRLHAVASWKIASAMIGVLFFIGFIYLWAGEVFTHFLYPEPGVANGFFLSAALNTQVFDAFILMATVLILFGWFILYTNARGQKIGIMNWLLSIRKQLYILSINRFYVDLVYLRLGNNLLMWARKVAHRF, from the coding sequence ATGACCCTTCCAATTCTTATTCTGATCTTTCCGCTTCTGGCGGGAATCTTCATTCGAGTCTATGGCGACCGCATGCTCCCCCAAGTTGCCCGGGTTGGAGTGATTGCAACGACCTGTTCCTTCCTTCTTTCTGTATGGGTTCTCTATCATGTTAGCGCCGAAGGCCCCATCCATATCCTGCTCTGGCCGTTAAATTCCGAAAGCGACGCCATATTCAAGTTTGGCATGCTGATCGATCGCCTCACCGCCGTCATGATGCTGTTGATCACAAGCGTCAGCGCCATCATTCATATCTATTCGATTCGGTATTTAGAAGGCGACTCGGGCTATGTCCGGTTTTACGCGCTCTTGAGCTTCATGACCTTTGTGATTCTTTCGCTCGTTTCCAGCCCAAACCTATTCATGCTGTTTGTGTTTTGGCAGTTATTAAGCTGGGCGCTCTACCTTATACTCGCCTTTAATTATTCACATGCACCCGCCTGTCAGAATGCGTTCAAAACCTTCTTCGTTCATCGCGTGGGAGATGTATGTTTTCTCTTCGGACTCTTTCTGACCTATAAATATTTCGGTACGCTGGAATTCACAGAACTTTTCCAAGTCGCCGCCCAACAACCTCAAATGATTTCGTTGTTACCGGGAAACGCATTCGATGTCAGCGCCGTTCCTGTAATCGCCCTCTTCATTTTTGTTGGCGCGATGGCCAAATCGGCGCAATTTCCTTTACATGTGTGGTTGCCCGACACCATGGATTCGCCCACCCCGGTTTCGGCTCTCATGCACGCGGGAATCATCAACGCGGGCGGTTTTTTGCTGAACCGGCTGGCCCCTTTCTATTCGCTATCGCCAATGACGCTTCACATCATTTTTGTCGTGGGCGCCCTCACCGTTCTTCTCGGAGCCGCCATGATGTTGGCGCAAAATGACATCAAGAAAACCCTGGGCTTTTCCACGATGGGGCAAATGGGCTACATGATTATGGAGTGTGGACTTGGCGCCTTTGCCCTGGCTATCTTTCATTTGATTGCGCACGGACTTTTCAAAGCGACCTTGTTTTTAGGAGCGGGACAAGGCATCCATGCCGCGCGAGACGAGCCGAAGCGCCCGCTCGCATCCGCACATGAAGCCGTCCGGCCTGCCACGCAATTGACCTGGGCCACAGGAATCATCGTCACTTTGATCATGCCGCTGATTATTCTCATGGTGGCGCACGATATGCTCAATGTTCCCCTGCAAGAAGGTAATGGCACGGTCATCTTTCTTTTCTTCGCCTGGGTGACGGCTTCTCAAGCCATGTTCAGTCTCTATCGCCTTCATGCGGTGGCTAGCTGGAAAATTGCCAGCGCAATGATCGGCGTTTTGTTTTTCATCGGATTCATCTATCTGTGGGCCGGCGAAGTCTTCACCCATTTTCTGTACCCGGAGCCGGGCGTGGCGAACGGATTCTTCTTGTCTGCGGCGCTCAATACGCAAGTGTTTGATGCGTTCATCCTGATGGCCACCGTGCTCATTCTTTTTGGTTGGTTTATTCTCTACACCAATGCCAGAGGGCAAAAAATAGGGATCATGAATTGGCTCCTTTCCATTCGGAAACAACTCTATATTCTTTCGATCAACCGGTTTTATGTTGATCTTGTTTACCTTCGATTGGGCAACAACCTTTTAATGTGGGCTAGAAAAGTAGCTCATCGTTTTTGA
- a CDS encoding MarR family transcriptional regulator has protein sequence MATKAKIKKSTTPSWTFLTNHAHVLLCLAKNPSERIRDIADTVGITERAVQRIISELEAEDYLEHVRDGRRNVYKVFSRKFLRHEIEKHRRISDLIDLING, from the coding sequence ATGGCTACTAAAGCGAAGATCAAAAAATCAACGACCCCATCGTGGACTTTTTTAACGAACCATGCGCATGTGCTGTTATGTCTGGCTAAAAACCCGTCGGAGCGCATCCGCGACATTGCTGATACGGTTGGCATTACGGAACGCGCCGTCCAGCGCATTATCTCCGAGTTGGAAGCTGAGGATTATCTGGAGCATGTGCGGGACGGAAGAAGGAATGTGTACAAGGTGTTCAGTCGAAAATTCCTGCGACATGAAATTGAAAAACATCGCCGGATAAGCGACCTGATCGATTTGATCAACGGCTGA
- a CDS encoding cytochrome c — MRILNILSIVFIGTALAIIPGTAVSEDLKPIENCPQSRSTKTAPSDVLKKTSPLRNEPRNLRKGKVLAHVKAKPIACKHCHGMNGDGMGAMSPNMAPKPRNFTCESTMKKISDGQLYWIIKNGSEGTSMPPYKHFSDEKIWQLIQYIRSLAKQGS; from the coding sequence ATGAGAATTCTCAACATTTTATCAATTGTGTTTATCGGGACAGCTCTGGCGATCATTCCTGGTACGGCTGTGAGTGAAGACTTGAAGCCGATAGAAAATTGCCCCCAGTCAAGGAGCACCAAAACCGCTCCGTCGGACGTCTTGAAAAAAACAAGTCCGTTAAGAAACGAACCGAGAAACCTGAGAAAAGGAAAGGTACTCGCCCACGTCAAAGCGAAACCGATTGCCTGCAAACATTGTCATGGGATGAACGGGGATGGTATGGGGGCGATGTCTCCGAACATGGCTCCAAAACCCAGAAACTTCACTTGCGAATCAACCATGAAAAAAATTTCGGACGGGCAACTCTACTGGATTATCAAAAACGGATCCGAAGGCACGTCCATGCCGCCCTATAAACATTTTTCAGATGAAAAAATTTGGCAATTGATCCAATACATTCGTTCGCTCGCGAAACAGGGATCCTAA
- a CDS encoding formylglycine-generating enzyme family protein — MKKQFKNVPKKISILKALILFTALAIPSMAGSQTLDSEDMVLINAGGFVRGVDQITSKNPTASGVAKTHALAQPFSDESPARMIYLDSYYLDIYEISNAQYTEFIIATDYAAPAYWDHHELNQPDQPVTGVNWYDASAYCHWANKRLPTEAEWEKAARGPAGSIYPWGNDLQYENANFARGEKGDHKITTPIKAYDKGKSYYGVFNMAGNVFEWVNDWYDPNYYKRRDDVKNPKGPQIDLKAQASAKKVIRGGSWYAPAQSITTTHRFWNNPTNNSYGVGLGFRCARNAEASPANQARSFYMDALIHMGAEKFKEAEASIKQAIELDSQNAEYRKTLELIKKQS, encoded by the coding sequence ATGAAAAAACAATTCAAGAATGTTCCAAAGAAGATTTCCATTTTAAAGGCTCTAATCCTTTTCACGGCGCTGGCGATACCTTCAATGGCCGGCTCGCAAACGCTTGATTCCGAAGATATGGTTTTAATCAACGCAGGAGGTTTCGTGCGCGGCGTTGATCAAATCACATCGAAAAATCCCACAGCTTCCGGCGTTGCGAAAACCCATGCTTTGGCACAACCCTTCAGCGATGAAAGTCCCGCTCGCATGATCTATCTGGACTCCTACTATCTTGACATTTACGAGATATCCAACGCGCAATACACCGAATTCATCATCGCCACAGATTACGCCGCTCCGGCCTATTGGGACCATCACGAATTGAACCAGCCGGATCAGCCCGTGACCGGCGTCAACTGGTACGACGCATCGGCCTATTGCCACTGGGCAAACAAACGCCTTCCGACTGAAGCGGAGTGGGAGAAAGCCGCGCGCGGCCCGGCGGGATCCATTTACCCCTGGGGCAATGATCTGCAATACGAAAACGCCAATTTTGCCAGAGGCGAAAAAGGAGATCATAAAATAACAACGCCTATCAAGGCCTATGACAAGGGAAAGAGCTATTACGGCGTCTTCAATATGGCGGGAAATGTATTTGAATGGGTCAACGATTGGTACGATCCAAACTATTACAAACGAAGGGACGACGTCAAAAATCCAAAGGGACCGCAGATTGATTTGAAAGCTCAGGCGAGCGCCAAAAAAGTAATTCGCGGCGGCTCCTGGTACGCCCCGGCCCAAAGCATCACCACCACGCACAGATTCTGGAACAATCCGACAAATAACTCTTATGGAGTGGGTTTGGGTTTTCGCTGCGCACGTAATGCAGAAGCCAGCCCTGCAAATCAGGCGCGCTCATTCTACATGGACGCTCTCATCCATATGGGCGCTGAAAAATTTAAAGAAGCGGAAGCGTCCATCAAACAAGCGATCGAACTGGATTCACAAAACGCTGAATACCGGAAAACACTTGAGCTCATCAAGAAGCAATCATAA